One Fontisphaera persica DNA window includes the following coding sequences:
- a CDS encoding discoidin domain-containing protein, protein MIRPRALFFWLTLTAAGLCTAAAAAATGPERINLAGTWRFELDRQDAGVAEGWHRRALRERLRLPGSLQEQGFGDAVTVETKWTGSIMDRSWFTDPRYAPYRQPGNIKVPFWLQPERHYVGVAWYQREVEIPAAWAGRRVVLRLERPHWETTVWVDDQRLGSCNSLGTPHEYDLGTGLAPGKHRLTVRVDNRLHVEVGVNAHSVSDHTQGNWNGIVGALELQATDPVWVEDLQVYPEVAQRRVKIKARLGNLTGRSGSGMLTLAAQSYNSPRTHRPPPQTVPVSWTPQGGAVECDYELGPEALLWDEFAPALYRLTATLEGGEGQRPFRDSRTVSFGLREVKRQGTQIALNGRKLFLRGTLECNIFPLTGYPPTDVAAWKRIIRICQAHGLNHIRFHSHTPPAAAFQAADELGFLYYVEAGVWANQGSSVGDGRKVDAWLHEEAARIFRALGNHPSFIMFSAGNEPAGKNQQRWLGDFINYCKRLDSRRLYTSGAGWPMIPENDFHITPDPRIQAWGGGLNSRINARPPETMTDYREYIAQASAPVVSHEIGQWCVFPNFAEMPKYKGWLKPKNFEIFRDFLQQNGLDELARAFLLASGKLQALCYKEDIESAIRTPGMAGFELLDLHDFPGQGTALVGVLDPFWDSKGYITAAEFHRFSGPVVPIARLPKRLYTADETLKAELEVGWFAPQDLPQGVLRWRLADGRRTLATGKLFTGPLPTGVCSPVGEIQVPLRGAAAPAKLKLELAVEGTPYANDWDLWVYPPQVSTAPPAGVHFTTELDAAALDVLARGGSVLLNPPPQAIRGDALGRVQMGFSSIFWNTAWTRRQAPHTLGIYCNPQHPALAQFPTEYHSNWQWWELVSRAHPFILTGTARSFQPVVYAIDDWFTSRKLGLIIEMRVGQGRLLACAMDLHSDLERRPVARQMRRSLLDYMAGPHFQPAHRWTPEQVQALLAAPTLTQKLGARVWRVSSEHTEYPARQVVDGDPQTLWHTPWGEGAPNFPHWLILEFNQTAALQGVTLAPRQDNNRNGWIRECAIYVSDSPDVWGAPVLRQTLSNDAAAKELRFPAPARGRYLKLEALSGFTRQPFASLAEVTVW, encoded by the coding sequence ATGATTCGACCACGCGCCCTTTTTTTCTGGTTGACTCTCACTGCCGCTGGCCTTTGCACCGCTGCGGCCGCCGCAGCCACGGGGCCGGAGCGCATCAACCTGGCCGGGACCTGGCGATTTGAACTGGACCGCCAGGATGCCGGCGTGGCCGAGGGCTGGCATCGGCGCGCATTGCGGGAGCGGTTGCGGCTGCCGGGTTCTTTGCAGGAACAGGGCTTTGGCGATGCGGTGACGGTGGAGACGAAATGGACCGGGAGCATTATGGACCGCTCGTGGTTCACCGACCCGCGCTATGCCCCTTATCGGCAGCCGGGCAACATCAAGGTGCCGTTCTGGCTGCAGCCGGAACGGCATTACGTGGGGGTGGCGTGGTACCAGCGCGAGGTGGAGATTCCCGCCGCCTGGGCGGGCCGGCGCGTGGTGCTCCGGCTGGAGCGGCCGCACTGGGAAACCACCGTCTGGGTGGATGACCAGCGCCTCGGCTCCTGCAACAGTTTAGGCACACCCCACGAATATGACCTCGGCACGGGCCTGGCCCCGGGCAAACACCGCCTGACCGTGCGCGTGGACAACCGCCTGCACGTCGAAGTAGGCGTCAATGCGCACAGTGTTTCGGACCACACCCAGGGCAATTGGAATGGCATCGTGGGCGCCCTGGAATTGCAGGCCACCGACCCGGTATGGGTGGAGGATTTGCAGGTTTATCCGGAGGTGGCGCAACGCCGCGTGAAGATTAAAGCTCGCCTCGGCAATCTCACCGGCCGCTCCGGGAGCGGCATGTTGACGCTGGCGGCGCAGAGCTACAACAGCCCGCGCACCCACCGGCCGCCGCCCCAAACGGTGCCCGTGTCCTGGACGCCTCAGGGCGGCGCGGTGGAATGCGACTATGAGCTGGGGCCGGAGGCGCTGTTGTGGGATGAGTTTGCACCGGCCTTGTACCGCCTGACCGCCACGCTGGAAGGGGGCGAAGGCCAGCGCCCGTTCAGGGACAGCCGCACCGTCTCCTTTGGTTTGCGCGAGGTGAAACGCCAGGGCACACAAATCGCGCTCAATGGCCGGAAACTCTTTCTGCGCGGCACCCTCGAGTGCAACATCTTTCCGCTCACCGGTTATCCGCCCACCGACGTGGCCGCCTGGAAACGCATCATCCGCATCTGCCAGGCGCATGGATTGAATCACATTCGTTTTCACTCGCACACCCCGCCGGCGGCCGCGTTTCAGGCCGCCGACGAGCTGGGGTTTTTGTATTACGTGGAAGCCGGGGTCTGGGCCAACCAGGGCAGCAGTGTGGGCGATGGCCGCAAGGTGGACGCCTGGCTGCACGAGGAGGCCGCGCGCATTTTCCGCGCGCTGGGCAATCATCCCTCATTCATCATGTTTTCGGCGGGCAACGAGCCAGCGGGCAAAAACCAGCAACGCTGGCTGGGTGATTTCATCAACTATTGCAAGCGTCTGGATTCCCGCCGCTTGTACACCAGCGGCGCCGGCTGGCCCATGATTCCAGAAAATGATTTCCACATCACCCCGGACCCGCGCATTCAGGCCTGGGGCGGCGGCCTGAATTCGCGCATCAACGCGCGCCCGCCGGAGACGATGACGGATTATCGGGAGTACATCGCGCAGGCCTCAGCACCGGTGGTCAGCCATGAAATTGGGCAATGGTGTGTGTTCCCCAATTTCGCGGAAATGCCCAAGTACAAGGGCTGGCTCAAGCCGAAAAACTTCGAGATATTCCGTGATTTCCTCCAGCAAAACGGGCTGGACGAGCTGGCCCGCGCCTTTCTGCTGGCCTCGGGCAAACTGCAGGCGCTCTGTTACAAAGAGGACATTGAATCGGCCATCCGCACCCCGGGCATGGCCGGCTTTGAATTGCTGGATTTGCATGATTTCCCCGGCCAGGGCACGGCGCTGGTGGGGGTGCTGGACCCGTTTTGGGACAGCAAGGGCTACATCACCGCTGCGGAGTTTCATCGCTTTTCCGGCCCCGTGGTGCCAATTGCGCGGCTGCCCAAACGCCTCTACACCGCGGATGAGACGCTGAAGGCGGAACTGGAGGTGGGGTGGTTTGCCCCCCAGGATTTGCCGCAGGGCGTTTTGCGGTGGAGGCTGGCGGACGGCCGCCGGACGCTGGCCACCGGCAAGTTGTTCACCGGCCCCCTGCCCACCGGTGTATGCAGTCCGGTGGGGGAAATCCAGGTGCCGCTGCGCGGCGCGGCCGCGCCCGCCAAACTGAAACTGGAGCTGGCGGTGGAAGGCACGCCTTACGCCAATGACTGGGACCTGTGGGTTTATCCGCCGCAAGTGAGCACCGCGCCGCCGGCGGGTGTGCATTTCACCACGGAACTGGACGCCGCCGCGCTGGACGTGCTGGCCCGCGGGGGCAGCGTGCTGTTGAATCCCCCGCCCCAAGCCATTCGCGGGGACGCGTTGGGCCGGGTGCAAATGGGCTTCTCCAGCATCTTCTGGAACACCGCGTGGACCCGCCGCCAAGCCCCGCATACCCTCGGCATCTACTGCAATCCCCAACATCCGGCGCTGGCGCAATTTCCCACTGAATACCATTCCAATTGGCAGTGGTGGGAGCTGGTGTCGCGGGCGCATCCTTTTATTTTGACGGGCACGGCGCGGTCGTTTCAGCCGGTGGTTTATGCCATTGATGACTGGTTCACCTCGCGCAAACTGGGGCTCATTATCGAAATGCGGGTGGGCCAGGGCCGGCTGCTGGCCTGCGCGATGGATTTGCACAGCGACTTGGAGCGCCGGCCGGTGGCGCGGCAGATGCGGCGCAGTTTATTGGATTACATGGCCGGGCCGCACTTCCAACCGGCGCATCGCTGGACCCCGGAGCAGGTTCAGGCGCTGCTGGCGGCGCCCACGCTGACGCAAAAACTGGGCGCGCGCGTCTGGCGGGTCAGCAGTGAACACACGGAATATCCGGCCCGGCAGGTCGTGGATGGGGACCCGCAAACGCTCTGGCATACCCCGTGGGGGGAAGGGGCGCCGAATTTTCCGCACTGGCTCATCCTCGAGTTCAACCAGACGGCCGCGCTGCAGGGCGTGACTTTGGCCCCGCGGCAGGACAACAATCGGAATGGCTGGATTCGCGAGTGTGCCATTTATGTGAGCGATTCCCCCGACGTCTGGGGAGCGCCGGTGTTGCGGCAAACCTTGTCCAACGATGCCGCGGCGAAGGAGCTGCGGTTTCCCGCCCCTGCCCGGGGACGGTATCTAAAACTGGAGGCGCTGAGCGGCTTCACCCGCCAGCCGTTCGCGTCGCTGGCGGAAGTTACCGTCTGGTAG
- a CDS encoding prenyltransferase/squalene oxidase repeat-containing protein: MITFDTLRLQEALQQAATTLAHSRPPAAPWPGQLPSSPMAVAAATSALFLADTEWKSAEDTLRRLGHQGLEWLAHHVNGDGGWGDTPRSFSNLGATALAWAAFGLAPPQNHLFAGTIQAAERWICQKAGNTAPAILVPMIRNHFRGDLALAAGVLMTCALAGRLGSDIRAWRHVPALPFERGAVPPEWWSTARLPGASWAMSLLLAAGQARHHNLADGCFATRLARECFRASTLRRIEALQAEDGSFQASPWLTALTTIGLLAAGYGRHPVTEKGIRYLVAQARPDGSWPIVANHEVWLTAQAVQVSTAPALGAHRLPALNELNILRRWLLARQQREDAEGLRQPTAGWPATSHPGAAPDTLSTAESLLALRALGDPGPEVIQAVLSGVNWLLAAQNRDGGLPPFRRGWRQPAREHSGAEETALALRAWLAWLHVLPPDQQHRVQSSIHHAIHFLMEEQRQDGAWFSRHFGNQYAHQEENLTLGTAGVLLALPELVARSYFELVEPLNSGVLWLVKNQNSDGSWGGGHGGPPSVEETSLAVEALAEALLQPGPLLLETREQVRNAAAWGANWLVRQVEGGKWTIPAPLGLQWGQFWYYDDLWPALGVTRALAKMARLV; the protein is encoded by the coding sequence ATGATTACCTTTGACACCTTGCGCTTGCAGGAGGCCCTGCAACAGGCTGCGACCACTTTGGCGCATTCCCGTCCGCCCGCCGCCCCCTGGCCAGGCCAGCTCCCCAGCAGTCCCATGGCGGTCGCTGCCGCCACCTCGGCCCTCTTTCTGGCCGACACCGAGTGGAAAAGCGCCGAGGATACCTTGCGCCGGCTGGGGCACCAGGGCCTGGAATGGCTGGCCCACCATGTCAACGGCGACGGCGGATGGGGCGATACGCCGCGCAGCTTCAGCAACCTTGGCGCCACCGCCCTGGCCTGGGCCGCCTTTGGACTGGCCCCGCCGCAGAATCATTTGTTTGCCGGCACCATTCAGGCCGCCGAGCGTTGGATTTGCCAGAAGGCCGGCAACACGGCCCCGGCCATTTTGGTGCCCATGATTCGCAATCATTTCCGGGGCGACCTGGCCCTGGCGGCCGGGGTCTTGATGACATGCGCGCTGGCGGGCCGCCTGGGGAGCGACATTCGCGCGTGGCGGCATGTGCCGGCTTTGCCCTTCGAGCGCGGCGCCGTCCCGCCGGAATGGTGGAGCACCGCCCGCCTGCCGGGGGCCAGTTGGGCCATGTCCTTGCTGCTGGCCGCCGGGCAGGCGCGGCATCACAACCTGGCCGACGGCTGCTTTGCCACCCGGCTGGCGCGCGAATGCTTCCGGGCTTCCACCTTGCGCCGAATCGAAGCCTTGCAAGCCGAGGACGGAAGTTTTCAGGCCTCCCCCTGGCTCACGGCCCTCACCACCATCGGTTTGCTGGCCGCCGGATATGGGCGGCATCCCGTCACCGAAAAGGGCATCCGCTATCTGGTGGCCCAAGCTCGGCCGGATGGGAGCTGGCCCATCGTGGCCAATCATGAGGTATGGCTTACGGCGCAAGCCGTGCAAGTCTCCACCGCCCCCGCGCTGGGGGCCCATCGGCTGCCCGCCTTGAATGAACTCAACATCCTGCGCCGCTGGCTGCTGGCCCGGCAACAACGCGAGGACGCCGAAGGACTCCGCCAGCCCACCGCCGGCTGGCCAGCCACTTCCCATCCCGGCGCCGCCCCCGACACGCTCAGCACCGCCGAGTCGCTGCTGGCCCTGCGCGCCCTGGGGGACCCCGGGCCGGAGGTCATCCAAGCGGTCCTTTCGGGGGTGAACTGGCTGCTGGCCGCGCAGAACCGCGATGGCGGGCTGCCCCCCTTCCGGCGGGGATGGCGCCAGCCCGCCCGAGAACACAGCGGAGCGGAAGAAACCGCGCTGGCCCTGCGCGCCTGGCTGGCCTGGCTGCATGTGCTGCCGCCCGACCAGCAACACCGCGTGCAGTCCTCCATTCACCATGCCATTCATTTCCTCATGGAGGAGCAGCGCCAGGATGGCGCCTGGTTTTCACGCCATTTTGGCAACCAATACGCCCACCAGGAGGAAAACCTGACCCTGGGCACTGCCGGCGTGCTCCTGGCCCTGCCGGAGCTGGTGGCGCGCTCTTACTTCGAGCTGGTTGAACCGCTGAACAGCGGCGTCCTGTGGCTGGTGAAAAACCAGAACAGCGATGGCAGTTGGGGCGGCGGGCATGGCGGCCCGCCCTCCGTGGAAGAAACCTCCCTGGCGGTGGAGGCGCTCGCCGAGGCGTTGTTGCAACCCGGCCCCTTGTTGTTGGAAACCCGCGAGCAGGTCCGCAATGCCGCCGCCTGGGGCGCCAACTGGCTGGTGCGGCAGGTGGAAGGCGGCAAGTGGACCATCCCCGCCCCCCTTGGCCTGCAATGGGGGCAATTCTGGTATTACGATGACCTTTGGCCGGCTCTGGGCGTTACCCGCGCCCTGGCGAAGATGGCGCGTTTGGTTTGA
- a CDS encoding Hsp20/alpha crystallin family protein → MTALTRWNPFKEMEELQKRLASVFDLAPFRRSSLTASEESLTLPEWAPAVDILEDDKEYLIKVELPEVQKDDVKVTVEDGTLTISGERKSEKVEKGRRFHRVERSYGRFERSFIIPSDAEEGKVEAEFKDGVLRVHLAKSEKARPKQIEVKVN, encoded by the coding sequence ATGACTGCATTGACTCGTTGGAATCCGTTCAAAGAAATGGAGGAGTTGCAGAAACGTTTGGCTTCGGTCTTTGACTTGGCGCCTTTTCGTCGCAGCTCCCTGACGGCCTCGGAGGAAAGCCTCACGCTGCCTGAATGGGCGCCGGCGGTGGACATCCTGGAGGACGACAAAGAGTACCTCATCAAGGTGGAGCTGCCGGAAGTCCAGAAGGACGACGTGAAGGTGACGGTGGAAGATGGCACCCTGACCATCTCCGGTGAACGCAAGTCCGAGAAGGTGGAGAAAGGGCGCCGGTTCCATCGGGTGGAACGGAGCTATGGCCGGTTCGAGCGCAGCTTCATCATCCCGAGCGACGCCGAAGAGGGCAAGGTGGAGGCGGAGTTCAAGGATGGGGTGCTGCGGGTGCACCTGGCCAAGAGCGAGAAGGCCCGTCCAAAACAGATCGAAGTCAAGGTCAATTAA
- a CDS encoding DegQ family serine endoprotease produces MKIWRLAAGGLAAAALVWLAVEHSPLMTRAWAASAPKVVVNDAPLSPSVKAATSLAPIVKKAAPSVVNIYTTKRVKEPVMVMPFFDDPIFRHFFGDPWGGERLPRERREQSLGSGVIVTEDGYILTNNHVVDGADEIKVALADEKTVLNAKVVGKDPQTDIAVLKVENGKLPAITLGDSDKVEVGDLVLAIGNPFGVGQTVTAGIVSAKGRGGMGIVDYEDFIQTDASINPGNSGGALVDAEGRLVGINTAILSRSGGNQGVGFAVPINLARYVMDRLITDGKVTRGYLGVLIQPVTDALAKEFKLKDTQGALVSEVTAKSPAAEAGLKEGDVILEFNGKKVTDSRHLRLMVAQTAPGSKVTLKVVRDGKEQTLTAKLGELPSEGLARSGGWSWPGRRGSSDALRGVDLGNPDARTRRQFDLPLDVQGAVVLSVAPDSPAAGALQPGDVIVEINRQRVANADEAFEAAQKARGQRLLLRVYRDGAMRFVVIEAPANR; encoded by the coding sequence ATGAAAATATGGCGGTTGGCAGCAGGCGGATTGGCAGCAGCGGCTTTGGTTTGGCTGGCGGTGGAGCACTCGCCGTTGATGACGCGGGCCTGGGCGGCGTCCGCGCCGAAAGTGGTGGTAAATGACGCGCCGTTGTCGCCCTCGGTGAAGGCGGCGACCAGTTTGGCGCCGATTGTGAAGAAGGCCGCGCCCAGCGTGGTGAACATTTACACCACCAAGCGGGTTAAGGAGCCCGTGATGGTCATGCCGTTCTTTGATGACCCCATTTTCCGGCATTTCTTTGGGGACCCGTGGGGTGGCGAACGGCTGCCGCGCGAGCGGCGCGAGCAGAGCCTGGGCAGCGGGGTCATTGTGACCGAGGATGGGTACATCCTGACCAATAATCACGTGGTGGACGGCGCGGATGAAATCAAGGTGGCGCTGGCGGATGAAAAGACGGTGCTTAACGCCAAGGTGGTGGGCAAAGACCCGCAGACGGACATTGCGGTGCTGAAGGTGGAGAATGGCAAACTGCCCGCCATTACGTTGGGCGACAGTGACAAGGTCGAAGTGGGCGATTTGGTGCTGGCCATTGGCAATCCCTTTGGCGTGGGACAGACAGTCACCGCCGGCATTGTCAGCGCCAAGGGCCGCGGCGGCATGGGCATTGTGGACTATGAAGATTTCATCCAAACCGATGCCTCCATCAACCCCGGCAACAGCGGTGGCGCGCTGGTGGATGCGGAAGGCCGTCTGGTGGGCATCAACACCGCCATCTTAAGCCGCAGCGGCGGCAACCAGGGCGTGGGCTTTGCCGTGCCCATCAACCTGGCGCGGTACGTGATGGACCGCCTCATTACCGACGGCAAAGTGACCCGCGGCTACCTCGGGGTGCTCATCCAGCCGGTCACGGACGCGCTGGCCAAAGAGTTCAAATTGAAAGATACCCAGGGCGCGCTGGTGAGCGAAGTCACCGCCAAATCACCCGCCGCCGAGGCCGGTTTGAAGGAGGGCGATGTCATCCTCGAATTCAATGGTAAAAAAGTGACCGACAGCCGCCATCTGCGGCTGATGGTGGCCCAGACGGCCCCCGGCAGCAAGGTGACCCTCAAAGTGGTGCGCGACGGCAAGGAGCAAACCCTCACCGCCAAGCTTGGCGAGCTGCCGTCCGAGGGCCTGGCCCGCAGTGGCGGTTGGAGCTGGCCCGGCCGGCGTGGCAGCAGCGATGCCCTGCGGGGCGTGGATTTGGGCAATCCCGATGCCCGCACGCGGCGGCAATTTGACCTGCCGCTGGATGTGCAGGGCGCTGTGGTGCTCAGCGTGGCCCCTGACTCTCCGGCGGCCGGCGCGTTGCAACCCGGCGATGTCATCGTGGAAATCAATCGCCAGCGCGTGGCCAATGCCGACGAGGCGTTTGAAGCGGCCCAAAAGGCCCGCGGCCAACGGTTGCTCCTGCGGGTGTATCGGGATGGCGCCATGCGGTTTGTGGTGATTGAGGCGCCGGCCAACCGGTAA